The sequence below is a genomic window from Marmota flaviventris isolate mMarFla1 chromosome 9, mMarFla1.hap1, whole genome shotgun sequence.
GTAgttatatgtatgtaaaatatttttaaaattaattcttagtAGGAAGTTTAACTGGAAATGTAACTTATTGGGAGAGCAATTGCCTATCATGtgaaaagcacacacacacacacacacacgcacacacaataaataaagtttaagaCTGATTTGTTTTACACCATTTACTGTATGAATGTTATACTTCAATCTTAAAAGAATCAGAGCATAGACTTTTATGAAGATGAGTCCTAAGGGCAGTAATGGAAGGCTGATGTTTAAAATTAAGaatgttggggctgggatgtagttcagtggtagagcatatgcttagcatatGTAGGCTCTGGGTTTAACACCTACTATCCCTACCCCAAATCAGAACTGTTTTTGGACAACTACAAAAGTGTAATGATAACTATACATAAAAATGtccaccccacctcctccagtggGAAATGTAGTCTTGCGTCTGTCCTATATTTTCATCTTGTAAATGAATTTATGGCTCAGGGCGTCTAATAGAAGTTGAATAAAACAGATTTCATACTTGTCTCCTCTTTTGCAATAGAAACCGTATCTTGCTTATCTTTGCAGCACCTGGCACGATGTGTGTAGAAAGCAGGAATGTTCAGGAACACACAGCCAATGGAGCATTGGTTCTCAAATTTGTTTGCACATAGAAATCacttggaggattttttttttttttttttggtggtcgTGGTGGgtgtgctggtgattgaacccggagtgcttttaccactgagctacttctccagcttttacttagttatttatttttattttgagacagggtctcatcaagttgctgagggAATCGCTAATTTGCTGGCCTcccttgtgatcctccagctcagcctcccgagtccgtAGAATTTGAAAATTTGCTGATACCTCAGAGATTCTTATTTAATTGGTAACTTGTGGGGCGGGATCTGCATCTCAGTTAGTTTTTCTTCCACACTGGGGGGCTTTGCCACgttgctacattcccagcctcgcaccctttttttcttttaacttttttacttttgagacaggatcttgctaagttccgCAGGCCCGCCTAGAACTTGAGGtctcccagcctcagcctctagagctgttACCGTTACCGGCGGGCGCCGCAGTGCCCAGATGGGAATCGAGTTTTGTTTTAAGAGTCCCAGGTAGTTTCAAGGTGCTACAGAAACAAAGGGCCGCAGTTTGGGGGTGTTCTTTCACCTTCACGCATGACTTACGCGCAGGTGGGTGTGAAGGTCGCTGACTTGGATCGCCAGCCCCTTCCCTACACCAAACACACTCAAACTTCCCGGGGATGACCCCACGAGTCTTGAAGTCTAATCAGGCTGCAGGCGCTCTGCACACCCGACACCCCTCTATGGTACGTAGGCGTCCCCTCTAGCATTTGAAAGTCGCCTTCCCCCTCGGCCAGCCGGCAGCTCCCTCTCTATGGTAGAGGATTTCCCAGCAGCGCCTCAGTGGTATTTCTTTCCGGATCAAAGAGGAGGCGGGACTTCTCTCCCGGAAGTGGTCCACGTGCTTCCGCCGTGATCTATTTGGGCACCCGGCAAGTTTCTAGTATTTGCTTAAATTGGCGACACGGTGGGCACTGTGTCTCGCACCAATCTGTGGTGAGTGAGTCGTGGCCTTTGacctcatggtttctgaggtaaTGGCATCGCCATTTCGGAAATGTAGCCGTTGGACCGGGTCCGCAGCACCTCGTTTTCAGCGTCGAGTCCAATTTCCAGGGCCCTAGAGGTTGGACCCGCGGTTTTTGTGTTCCTCCGGTGTCTCGATCTTTTCCCGGATAAGGGTGACCTCAGGGACAGGGTTCAGGGCTCGGGGGCTCGTTTTCCAGGACCTTCAATGACATCCTGAGTGACCTTGGGCTAGGCACTGACCCTTTAGGGCTTTTTCCCCCACTTCTGGGAGAGGGATGGTTAAAGCTCGTTGGCTCCTGTCGGTCCCACGCCCTGTGATTCCTCGGAGTCCGCTAGCCCCTGGGAGGGAGGGTGAACGGGAGTGGGTCGGTGCTGAAGCTGATGGCTGCTCCTAGGACTAGAAAACCAGGAGGAGGTTCCCTGCACGGTGCTGGGCCGAGATGGATCCGCTTAGGGCCCAACAGCTGGCAGCTGAGCTGGAGGTGGAGATGATGGCGGACATGTACAACAGGTAAGGAGAGCCTCTCTGCGCTAACCTGTGTTGGAAAATTAGCCCTGATCACCCTTCGCGAAGGCAGAGGTGGATGTCTTCTAACAGATGCGTTCCCCTCACTGTGGGGAACCTTGAGGCCTgccttccccatccccaccccataTTTGGTACTAATGTAGATGCACTATAGTCACTAGAAGGACTTGGGAGTTTGGTTGGAATGGAACTGGCATGAAGGAGCAAGAGCAAGAAGAGAAGCTCTAAgagtctctggttagttttcaaGAACAGTTaaggccgggtgtggtggcacacacctgtgatcccagtagctcaggaggctgaggcagaaggattgcaagttcaaagccagcctcagcaacttagcgaggccctatctctaaataaaatataaaaaagggctggggatgtggctcagtggttaagctcctctgggttcaatccctggtaccaaaaaaaaaaaaaaaaaaccagttaaACATTTCCTTTAGTAGTTAATATTTACTCTATCAGGCATTTGTCAAGCTTTTTATATgcattatctttttgtttttccctttggtggtactagggattgaacacgaaggcactttaacactgagctacatccctagccctttttatattttattttgggccAGAGTCTAGGTTGCCCAGGATAGCcttgaaattgagatcctcctgcttcagcctctggcttcactgggattataggcatactcTACTGTACGCAGctgcattatctttttttaattcttaaaataatccaGTGGGTTTATTTTATTAGTCCCattttaagaagaggaaattgagcCTTCTACAAGTTAAAAACTTCATCAGGGCCCACGCAAGTCAGTAGCAGTGTCAGGTCTAGTACGTCAGTATGACTCCACAACTGGTGCTCTCAATGATTTGGCAAATCTGGGAATAGTCCTGGCTCCACCAGGGATTATACTATTTGATAaacatttcctcatctataaaatagacaTATAATAGTACCCAACTCATAgagacattaaaaacattaaatacaaaGGGCCTTTGCATCAAGCCCAAACAGGAAACAATCACATATTTGCTACTTTTATCAGCTCAAGTTCTCTGAATTGTTTGATTTGGTCTTGGAAGTTATAAATTAGAATGATTTTGggggtaggtaccagggattgaacccagggatgcttaaccactgagccccatccctaacttttttttttgagacaggtcttgctaagttgtttagggcctcagcctcccgagctactgggattacaggcgtgtgccaccacgtccAGCAGAATGATTTTTAGATGTAAACTGTGAAGTCAGACTGCCTAGTTCTATGTGATCCTCAACAAATTACTGAGTCTCTCTgtgccttaatttcctcatctgtaatatgaGGATAATGATGTGCCTATTCCACAGAAGTATCAGAAGGATTGCATAAAAAGAATCTATGTAAAGCTCTTAGCATGAGGCTTGTTATACATCCAGCATTCAACAAATAGTCATTGTGTCTGGGCTCAAAGGAGGTTCCTACTCTCTGAAAACCCTCCAAGATGTTTGAAGTGCAAAATGAGGATTCACACTGTTTTCTTGGGGGAGATGAAATCAGTATACAGGGTTGGAATGACTGTGGGTTCCTGGGATGCCACAGGATGCTGCTTGCTGGACTTTATCCTTCTCTCTCCCCAGAATGACCAGTGCCTGCCACCGGAAGTGCGTGCCTCCCCACTATAAGGAAGCAGAACTGTCCAAGGGCGAGTCTGTATGCCTGGATCGATGTGTCTCCAAGTACCTGGATATCCATGAACGGATGGGCAAAAAGTTGACAGAGTTGTCTATGCAGGATGAAGAGCTGATGAAGAGAGTGCAGCAGAGCTCTGGTCCTGCATGAGGTCCTCAGACAATATACACCTGGGGTGCACCTTGCTCCTCccatttgtttaataaaaatgcCCCTATTGGGTGTCGAGTGAAGACTGCCAGGCCTAGGCTTTCTCTGGAGCATCTCCAGGAGCCCTGGGTGTGGTAGAACTGTCTTGTGGAAGGGATAGTTGTCACACTGGTATGTGacttgtgtatgtttgtgtgtatgtgtgtatatatatatatgtatattaaagcAAGTTTGTTGACACCTACTATGTTTAAAGCAGTATGCTTAgtgtttggaaattaaaaaaatcaaacacagcCTCTACCAGCAGAGGGAGTCCAAGATAGTGTTTTAAGAGTGTGAACAGTTaaaggctgggatatagctcagttggtagagtgcctgccctGCATgcataacacacacaaaaaaaagtatgAACAGTTAAGATAGCTTAGATTTGCACCTGGGATCTGTCtctggctgtgtgaccctgaATGCGACATTTCTCTGGGCTTTagctttcccatctgtaaaatggggatgatcaGAGAGCTATTGTGGAGATTAAGTGAGTTAATAtgagaaaaacatattaaatgcTTTGCTGACAATAGCATAATGACTTGGGTGTAGGAAGCactaactaaatattttttaaaaatttgaaattaagtgGAGAAAAGCAGGCATTTCCACAAATGATAGAAAGAAAAGATGTAAAGGAGAGTGTGAAAAGTAGATGGGATTTGATAGAGGGCAATGTCAAGTTGAGGGACCCAGCTTCATGGTAATCCAGGCAGAGACTGAGTAACAGCCACTGTCATTCAGTGTTCACCTGAGTCAGACTCTGCTCCTCACCCTTCATACAATATCCAAGCTAATCCACCTGTCTGGGCTAAAGGCCTTATTGAGAAatggaggttcagagaggtgGCTGCTTGCAGGTCATGCAGGTGGAGCAATATTGTGGAGGCCAGGGTTTATGCTTCATGTGCTGTCTTACTTGGTGGAGTACAGCAAGCTTACATCCTGTCTGAGGAGTCCCCTTAGAGGACTGTACAGCTTTTAGACATGTGTGTTGTGCAAGGTGGGATTTTGGTTGACCCCGTGGCACCTGTAGCAGTACCATCAGAGTGGGTCTTCATGGTGGAGATGTCTGGGATGGAAGTAGGTTATTGGAGATGGAGTAAAGGAGAGAATAGAGGCAGTGAATTTTGGGCTTACAAGTGCAGGTTCAGGCCAGACTGACTGGGTTTGAGTCCTCACAGATTTTTCTAGCTGTATGATCTTGGGTGGGCATTTAACTGCCTCATTTAACCccctaataaaaatattgagatgCCTAACTGGGTGGTCATCAAATTTAACCATTAATAACTAAAACACTTTGAAAAGTGCATACTTATACTAACCCATTTTGTCTCATTGTCCCCGatgtgaaacttaaaaaaaaacaaactaacaaatatTAGCCTATTTTGATGTACCTGTgttgaaatatttgtaaaattgaaaatttgggaCTTAGTGGTTTATGTATTCAATAGTAGCTCTTTTCATTGCTAAGTTTGGCAGGAGGTGGAGACCCCAGAGGGACCCCTGTAAAACTCAAAACCATTGTCTTGCCTTAGGCATAGGCAGAATGTTAAGGCTCCTTTCCAGGTACTGCAGTACAGTTTGGGCCAACAGGTGGCACTGTCTGCTCACAGGTCTGCCTGCCTTGGACAGTTCCATAAATGTTTATCACTTGTTCTCTGCTAGTGTCATACTTGGAAGAAAGGGACAGTGGTGAGGCAAAACTGTACCTGACCTCAAGTTTATCCAGGAATGGCAAGAATTCTCCATGCATAGCTGGAACAGATAGAAGTGTGGAAAAGAGGTTTCCACTGAGTAATAGCACTTGCGAAGGCTTTGAAGCAGCAGAAATGGGGAGTACTTGTACTGAGGAAGCAAGACACAGCAAGGCTGGGATGTTGAGTGTGAAGAGAGGTGGAGCTGAGAGACAGGCCTTGAGGGCTGGGAGGTACAGTTCCCAAAGAGCCTAACTATGTTAAGGGGAATTTGGATTTTTTCCTACTAAGAGCATCAGAGAACAGTTGAAGGAATTAAATCCTTCAGTGACAATGACATCTGCATTTTAGAGGCTCACTCTCATTATCAGCCAGACAGACAAGTGGTAGGTGATGGTAGGTAATGGATTAAAAGGAGACGTGGCAAGGAGGCAGTGAGGAGGGAAGGATGATGGAAGAATGGCTTAGTTTATTGAGTTGCAATAGCACACTAAGCTCTGTGCTAAGTCCCTTAAGTACATAATTCCAATTAATCTTAACCACAGCTGTGTGAGGTAGGTGTGagtattctcattttacagataaagaagctGAGAATCAAGGGTTAGTAACTTGCCTAAGTCATGCAGCAAGCAGGTAGCAGAGCTGGGTTCCAATTTAGACACTAGAGGCCACGTTAACCACTACCTTAGGTTTGAGGGCAATGGTCCCTAGTGGGAAATATGTCTGCAGTTTCACATTTtgtttaacaatatttattattggCCTGCTAAATGCAGGATGCTATGGCAAAATGTCCAAAGTGAGTTAGCTAGACCCTGTCCCCAGTGTGCAAGAGTGCTGGCTGGGgtggagaaaaggagaaatggagTTCACACTTAAAGGGAGTAAGAAAAATGGATTAGGCCCTTTCTGCCTAGGAAAGAGTAATAAACTCTTAATCCTCAAATGTGTTTTTGCTTGattatcaattttaaatatcaGGAAATGTCTCATAAAAATCTGCAATTCGGTGTTTTTCAAAAAGTTAGAtgaagctaggcacagtggtgcatgcctgtaatcccagcaatttgggaggctgaggcagggggatcacaagtttgagtccagcttcagcaactaagtgagactttgtttcaaaaaataaaaaggattgggtatttagctcagtgataaaatgtccctgggttcaatctcagtacaaaaaaaaaaaaaaaaaaaaaaagatctgacaGTAAGTCAACCTGCATTCCTGGTTGGCAGCAGTCTGTAGGATGGGAAGAGGCTTGGCCATTCACCAAACCTACCACCACTAATTTCTTCTGTCCTTCTCATCATCTGCTTGACTTGCAGGCATCTGGTCTGGGTCTTTAGCTCTGGGTGTTGAGATGAACTGGATGCTACATGAGAAAACATGTTAAATATCTGTAATAGGCAGCTTGAAAGATCACTGGAACCTCCCTTGAGTATGTACTATACCTTCAGACTTGCTTCTAATAAACAGAACTGGCAAAAATGAGGGGATACCAATCCAAAGTTAAGTTACTGGTGGGACGCTAACTCCAAGGTTAAGTTACAGAAGATTGCAATGTCTAGTAGTGCCTCTCcctgtctttctcttttcttcccttcctcttgcTTACTCTGATGAAGTTAAGCTTATTTCCATGCTGTGAACTGACCTGTGAAGAGGCCCATGTGGTTAGGAACCAAGGGCAGCCTCCAGCCAACAGCCAGCAAGGATCTGAATCATCCACCATGTAAGTGAGTGTGGACGCAGATCCTTCCCCTGCCAAGCTTTCAGAAGACTGCATTCCTGGCCCACACTTCGCAGTGTGTAAGAGACCCTGCAGCCGATCCACCTAAGCTGCACCCTATCTCCTGACCTACAGAAACTGGGATAATGTTGTTTTAAGACAACATGTTTTGGGGTCATTTGTTACTCAGCAATGgataataaatacatgtatagATAATGAATACACAACTGATGCAATTGACCAAGACTGGTCATTTCACACCTATACCTAGAATGTGCCAGGTACCATTCTAGGCACTTGGGATGcatcaataaacaaaatagataaagatCCTTGCTctcttggagaaagaaaaaaaaatatatatatatatggtttcacATAGAAGTCTGGGTGAGCAGTACTGTTCTGAAAGGAAGACAGCTCCTTCAGCATTTGGGGAAAGCTTCATAACCTCTTTCAGGTTTTAGACAATTAAAAAGCTGGCAAAGTGgggcatgcttgtaatccctgtgactttGGAGACGGAAACAGGaggaaatttgaggccagcctcagcaatttagcaaggccctaagcaacttttgatcctgtctcaaaacaaaaaaactaaaaagggctgagtatgtggcttagtggttaagtgcccttaggtttaatccccagtatcaaaacaacacaaacaacaacaaaaccctttaAAAAACTGTGAACCATTTTCCCAACGCATGTAGGATTTTTCATGCAATTATAGAGATTTTCATAAAAGCTTTTATGGGCTGACCTGAGAGGAGTCTTGAGACAAGTATTGTTTTAGGTGCTGAGGCAAAGAagaaacaagattttaaaaaattagaatgggAGACATGTGTTAAAAACAGGTGCTTTCTGTGATAAGTGTTAAATAAGATGTTTAGGGAGTGTGGAGCTATATAAAAGAAGGTTCGTGCACCCTCTAGCCTAGGTGCTCAGGGAAGGCTGCCTTACAGAAAGTGATCAGTGTTTCGAAGGATGGGTAGGAATTTGCTAGGAAAGGGGTATTGGGTGGGAGTGTAGTATGAAGAAGGTGGGTACAGACACTTGACTCTGAGCCATATAGTCCATCAAAGGAAACAGACACAGATTGATGAGTTTTGTTAAAGGGGAAAGTCAGTTGTTATATAGGTCACAAAGCAAAGGGATCTATCAAACAAGTTATTGTCCTTGCAATCAGGCACTAAAAGGAAGTGACCATTAAGTCAAGATCTGAAGGGCTGGGTACCAGGACGcaaacctataatctcagcttttctggaggctaaggcaggagaatcacaagttcaaggccagcctgggaaacactCCAAAACCCTTTcacaataaaaactatttaaacaacactggggatgtagctcagtggcagagtgcttgtctagcgtACTCAAGGTCCTGGCTATGATCtctagtactggggaaaaaaaaaaaaaaaacagtctgaaGGATTGCTTAGTGAGGCCAGAGCAGGGGAATGTTCCAGCCCAAGAAGAGCTTGAGGTGAGAGAGAACATGGAGCATTAATGAGTAGGAAGCAGGTTACCATGGTGAGAACAAACACAGGAAAGAGACTAAAAAGGAGGGCTGCGTGCAGCAGGTGACTCAGATGACACAGGACTCAGGGGCTGATATTGAAGTCTGTCATGAGAAGGGTCCTCAAATGTCATTTCCTCAAGGATCATGAGAAGCATCTCAAGGGAAATGACCCAATCAAATCTGCATTTCTAGTAGACTATGCCCACTGGATAGTTGGTCATGTGCAGGGGTGGAACTGGGAAAGCCATGTTGGAAGGATGGCAAGAAGTCCAGTCCAGAGCTGTGGACTCGGGTGGGGGAGTGAGGGAGCCTGGGAGGGCTGTGTAAGGAGGTGTGGGTCTTCAGAAGGTAGGAGCCACAGGCTCGCTGGCAAGTTGGCTATGGAGAAGGAGACAGCAAAGTCTGGGATGATTCCAGTTTGGTGGCTTAAGCCCTGGGAGAGATGGTGCTTTTACTGACCCAAGCAACAATGGAGGAGAAGCAAGTTGTTGGGAAGGAAGGTCAATTTTGGTCACTCGAGATTACTGAGCATGCCTGTGGTCTTAGAAGATTGTGCTACATTCTCCCTCATCCCATGTGGGTCATCCATGCTGGTCCTCATCTACCTCCCAAAACCTCAGGTGTCCTCCTGGTGTAGGACAGTTCATGTACTGTTTCTTCCTCTTGGGGGTTGATAAATCCTACTGACTCTACCCCAGAAAGCTATTTTCAGATCACAGCATACACATCAATCACCCTTAGACTTCCCCATGACCACCCTCTCCCATCTAGATCAACTCCCACCCATGATATGTTCCCACAGCAGTGTATCTTTATCCTCCATGGCACTTCCTGTAGATGAAATTACACTCAATGTGTAACTATTTGACTCATTTATGCCTCTGTCCCACTGGCTGTTCTCTAATGATAGGGCTTATATGTCTTCTTCACCATCCAATCTCTAGTTCTTGatgtatatgaatttttttaattgagatataattcacataccaaaaaattctctc
It includes:
- the Timm10 gene encoding mitochondrial import inner membrane translocase subunit Tim10 translates to MDPLRAQQLAAELEVEMMADMYNRMTSACHRKCVPPHYKEAELSKGESVCLDRCVSKYLDIHERMGKKLTELSMQDEELMKRVQQSSGPA